In Clostridium sp. DL-VIII, the following proteins share a genomic window:
- the nrdG gene encoding anaerobic ribonucleoside-triphosphate reductase activating protein codes for MEETIRLSGIAYESLVNGPGMRRVFFAQGCKHNCKGCFNPDTHDFTGGEERSIDSLIKDTLENPILSGVTFSGGDPWEQADKFAIMAKAFKKAKLSVWSYTGYTYEYILENKEVRLGWNDLLNNIDVLVDGKFQEEKHEDGLKFRGSSNQRIIDVQESLKKGIIVIKEY; via the coding sequence ATGGAAGAAACTATAAGATTATCTGGGATAGCCTATGAAAGTTTGGTGAATGGACCAGGTATGAGAAGAGTATTTTTTGCTCAAGGATGCAAACATAATTGTAAGGGCTGCTTTAACCCGGATACTCATGATTTTACTGGTGGTGAAGAAAGATCAATTGATTCGCTTATAAAGGATACATTAGAAAACCCAATATTAAGTGGAGTTACATTCAGTGGAGGGGATCCATGGGAACAGGCTGATAAATTCGCTATTATGGCAAAAGCTTTTAAAAAAGCAAAACTAAGTGTTTGGAGTTATACAGGATATACTTATGAATATATTTTAGAAAATAAGGAAGTAAGACTAGGCTGGAACGATTTATTGAATAATATTGATGTTTTAGTAGATGGGAAGTTTCAAGAGGAGAAGCATGAAGATGGACTTAAATTTAGGGGATCAAGTAATCAAAGAATAATAGATGTTCAAGAGAGTTTAAAAAAAGGAATTATAGTAATTAAAGAGTATTAA
- a CDS encoding aldose 1-epimerase family protein — translation MIYSLENACIKITASTHGGEIHSIKSINEEIEYLWNGDPEYWKYHAPILFPIVGKVIDSKYRVDGKIYELPQHGLARTSEFKLISKTEDEIIFELNYSEESLKVYPYKFSLKSKYKLEDNTVNVTYSVKNTDDRTIYFSIGAHPAFICPIDNTNDTLEDCYLQFNERESSKKMIITKDGYLSHKRDKCLNSTDKLMLSKDLFKDDALVFDDLKSDKITIRSKNNDRALIVDFEEFTYMGIWAPKDGAPFVCIEPWFGHADYENFEGELSEKEGILSLKPGKEFSCTYKITVI, via the coding sequence ATGATCTATTCTTTAGAAAATGCATGTATTAAAATTACAGCTAGTACACATGGGGGAGAAATACATTCAATAAAAAGCATCAATGAGGAAATTGAATATTTATGGAATGGAGATCCAGAGTATTGGAAATATCATGCACCAATATTATTTCCTATAGTAGGGAAGGTTATAGATTCAAAATATAGAGTTGATGGAAAGATATATGAATTACCACAACATGGACTAGCTAGGACATCAGAATTCAAATTAATTTCAAAAACAGAGGATGAAATAATTTTTGAATTAAATTATTCAGAGGAGTCGCTAAAGGTATATCCATATAAGTTTTCATTGAAATCAAAGTATAAGTTGGAAGATAATACTGTGAATGTTACCTATAGTGTTAAAAATACAGATGATAGAACAATATATTTTTCAATAGGTGCTCATCCAGCGTTTATATGTCCTATTGATAATACTAACGATACATTAGAAGATTGCTATCTTCAATTCAATGAAAGAGAATCAAGTAAGAAAATGATTATTACAAAGGATGGATATCTTTCTCATAAGAGGGATAAGTGTTTAAATTCTACGGATAAACTTATGTTATCAAAAGACTTATTTAAGGACGATGCATTAGTATTTGATGATTTAAAATCTGATAAAATAACAATAAGATCAAAGAATAATGATAGAGCATTAATTGTTGACTTTGAAGAATTTACTTATATGGGAATTTGGGCACCAAAAGATGGAGCACCATTTGTGTGCATAGAGCCTTGGTTTGGACATGCAGATTATGAAAACTTTGAAGGTGAACTTAGTGAAAAAGAAGGCATATTGTCATTGAAACCAGGAAAAGAATTTAGTTGTACTTATAAAATAACGGTTATATAA
- a CDS encoding GtrA family protein, producing MNNIIKKVKDTFISKQFIIFIIIGIINTFNGTVFSYIYSSFLNATIAFLPGYISGLIISYILNSFITFKETLSLRKFIKFTISSMPNFIIQYIVVIICSAFGIQKLFAYLLAAIIGVPITFLLIKFFAFNTKNINTE from the coding sequence ATGAATAATATTATAAAAAAAGTTAAAGATACTTTTATTTCGAAGCAATTTATCATATTTATTATAATCGGAATTATAAATACATTTAATGGAACTGTATTTTCATATATATATTCTAGTTTTTTGAATGCAACCATAGCATTTTTGCCTGGATATATTTCAGGACTGATTATATCTTATATTTTAAATAGTTTTATCACCTTTAAAGAAACTCTCAGTCTTAGAAAGTTCATTAAATTCACAATATCATCCATGCCTAATTTCATAATTCAATATATTGTTGTGATTATCTGTAGTGCTTTTGGAATACAAAAACTTTTCGCATATTTACTAGCAGCAATTATTGGCGTTCCAATTACATTTTTATTAATAAAATTTTTTGCGTTTAACACTAAAAATATTAATACAGAGTAA
- a CDS encoding glycosyltransferase family 2 protein — protein MNDILYLVIPCYNEEEVLHETSKRLLEKINYMIANNLISDESKILFVNDGSNDKTWSIIEELNVKNTIFSGINLSRNRGHQNALLAGLMTAKEYADMTISLDADLQDDVDVIDKFVEQYYSGCDIVYGVRCSRQTDTFFKRSTALAFYKLMNGLGVDMVYNHADYRLMSKRALDGLSQYEEVNLFLRGMIPLIGYKYSIVEYERHERFAGESKYPLKKMIAFALDGITSLSIKPIRIITFLGFTIFFISGIASIYSLIVKFLGTTVTGWTSLTLSIWMLGGIQLLSLGVIGEYIGKIYNETKRRPRFIIADKLINTNKRDS, from the coding sequence ATGAATGATATACTATACCTTGTAATTCCTTGCTATAATGAAGAAGAAGTTTTACATGAGACTTCCAAAAGGCTGCTAGAAAAAATAAATTATATGATTGCAAATAACCTTATTTCTGATGAGAGTAAAATTCTATTTGTCAACGATGGTTCAAATGATAAAACCTGGAGTATAATTGAGGAACTCAATGTAAAAAATACTATCTTTTCAGGAATCAACTTATCAAGAAATAGAGGACATCAAAACGCTTTACTAGCGGGACTTATGACTGCTAAGGAATATGCAGATATGACTATTTCATTAGATGCTGACTTACAAGATGATGTGGATGTTATAGATAAATTTGTTGAACAATATTATAGTGGCTGTGATATTGTTTATGGAGTACGATGCTCTAGACAAACTGATACTTTCTTTAAACGATCAACTGCATTAGCTTTTTATAAGCTTATGAATGGTCTTGGTGTTGATATGGTTTATAATCATGCTGATTATAGGCTTATGAGCAAACGGGCCTTAGATGGATTAAGTCAATACGAGGAAGTTAATTTATTTCTTAGAGGGATGATTCCCTTAATAGGCTATAAATATTCAATTGTTGAATATGAACGCCATGAACGTTTTGCTGGGGAATCTAAATATCCATTAAAGAAAATGATTGCTTTTGCCCTAGATGGAATAACCTCTCTTAGCATAAAACCAATAAGAATAATAACTTTTCTCGGTTTTACAATATTTTTTATTAGCGGAATCGCTTCTATTTATTCTCTAATAGTCAAATTTTTAGGCACTACAGTGACCGGTTGGACGTCACTAACTTTATCAATTTGGATGCTTGGAGGTATACAGCTTTTATCACTTGGAGTTATAGGTGAATACATTGGTAAAATATATAATGAAACTAAAAGAAGACCTAGGTTTATTATTGCTGATAAATTAATTAATACTAATAAAAGGGATAGTTAG
- a CDS encoding HD-GYP domain-containing protein has protein sequence MRLVPIECVKPNTIMGKTLYDYNGRVLVKAGVVLSQGIISKIKEINILSIYIVDEYSSEEIEDIIKPELRQNAILTIKEAFSNINRLTVADKFSKKEAAYFENIGDTAENLLENILSNKNVLIPLVDIRSMDNYIYAHSVNVAIMSLVLGIALKLPKRQLQNLCIGALLHDIGKSFISKEILMTKEELTPDEISILEQHPTLGYKYLSDSYNLSAHSKMITLQHHERPDGLGYPKGLHNDEINMLSKIVSITDAYDSLSAGRPNKRALFPSDVLEYLMSNAGKAFDYDIVNTFCKIVIPFSKGTLVELSNGDIAVVQETLPGFPLRPIVKIIKSSNANTIDTEINLIDITSLVIKNIKYEL, from the coding sequence ATGAGATTGGTTCCAATTGAATGCGTAAAGCCTAATACAATTATGGGTAAAACATTATATGATTATAATGGTAGAGTCTTAGTAAAAGCCGGTGTAGTTTTAAGTCAGGGAATTATTTCTAAGATAAAAGAAATAAACATTCTATCAATATATATAGTTGATGAATATAGTTCTGAAGAAATCGAAGATATTATTAAACCTGAATTAAGACAAAATGCAATTTTAACAATAAAAGAAGCCTTTTCAAATATAAATAGACTTACCGTTGCTGATAAATTCTCAAAAAAGGAAGCTGCGTATTTTGAAAATATTGGAGACACGGCAGAAAACTTGCTTGAAAATATTTTAAGCAATAAAAATGTATTGATTCCACTAGTAGATATTAGGAGTATGGATAATTATATCTATGCACATTCTGTTAACGTAGCTATAATGTCTCTTGTCCTTGGTATTGCCTTAAAGCTTCCAAAAAGGCAATTACAAAATCTTTGCATAGGTGCTTTACTTCATGATATAGGTAAATCATTTATTTCTAAAGAAATTTTAATGACGAAAGAGGAGCTGACTCCAGATGAAATTTCAATTCTAGAGCAACACCCAACCTTAGGATATAAGTATTTATCTGACTCTTATAATTTAAGCGCACATAGTAAGATGATAACCTTACAACATCATGAAAGACCAGATGGATTAGGATATCCTAAAGGCTTACATAATGATGAAATAAACATGTTAAGTAAAATTGTCAGCATTACTGATGCTTATGATTCTTTATCCGCTGGCAGACCAAATAAAAGAGCATTGTTTCCAAGCGATGTTTTAGAATATTTAATGTCCAACGCAGGAAAAGCATTTGATTATGATATAGTTAATACCTTCTGCAAGATAGTAATTCCTTTTTCTAAAGGCACATTAGTAGAATTAAGTAATGGCGATATAGCTGTGGTTCAAGAAACGTTACCTGGTTTTCCTCTAAGACCAATTGTAAAAATAATTAAAAGCTCTAATGCTAATACAATAGATACAGAAATTAATTTGATAGATATCACTTCATTAGTCATAAAAAATATAAAATACGAGTTATAA